GTGAAGCCTTTGGACTTTCTCAACATGACTCGTCTCCTTTCGAAAACGGTGAGTATTGCAAAAATGTCAGTACTTACTCAGCAGTTGGACGACCTACAACGTTGCAAGTGGAATGCCGAATACGATGTCAATTATCAATAGTAAAATGCGCAATGACTTAGAAGCGATCGACTGATTGATGCTGAGAATCGCTATGTGTGTTTGCGGTGACTGTTTGTGCATCGGATTGCAGGTGTTCGAAAACGACAGCTTAGATTGTTCAGGGATTGAACATAGTCTTCTGCTGTCGAAAGTGCGTCCGAGATGCTGACCGAGAGGTGCATCGTATACCGCGATCAGAGATCGCGGCCACACATTCTCGTCAGGAAAGGATTCCTGACGGCGTTGTACAGATCGCGGCAAGGCATTCCGTCAGGAAGGGATTCCTGATGGCGCTGTATAGAACGGGCAGTACGGAATAGTCAGGATCACAGGGATCCTGACCTACGCAGGTGGGAGTTGAACTGTCTTAAATAGCTTACGGCAGAGGCTATCAGCAGGATGACTGCGATTGCGAGTATCGGTGTCTTGAGAACAGAGAAATCAATGATATAAATTGCGATCGCGAGTCCCCATGACAAAGCTGCGAATTTGCCGATCATGTTCGAGGGCAATATGAAAGCTGTCTTGCGAATTGCCATCAGTGAAAACAATAGCACCGAGATATCCCGCGCGACGATCAACAGAACTCCCCAGAGTGGGAAGTCTGCATACAGATAGAGCGTCGCAACAAGAATGCCGGTGCATATTTTGTCAGCGAGCGGATCGAGGATTCTGCCAAGATCTGATGCCATGTTGAATCTGCGAGCGATGACGCCGTCGAGGATGTCTGACAATATTCCGACAAGCACCAGAATCAACGCCCAGATGCGGAGTTCGGGCCGCTGAGTGGAGATCAAGTATGCGGGAATGAATATCAACACAATCCGCGATAG
Above is a window of Candidatus Zixiibacteriota bacterium DNA encoding:
- a CDS encoding CDP-alcohol phosphatidyltransferase family protein; the encoded protein is MQVRAKDLTLLPNLMSLSRIVLIFIPAYLISTQRPELRIWALILVLVGILSDILDGVIARRFNMASDLGRILDPLADKICTGILVATLYLYADFPLWGVLLIVARDISVLLFSLMAIRKTAFILPSNMIGKFAALSWGLAIAIYIIDFSVLKTPILAIAVILLIASAVSYLRQFNSHLRRSGSL